The following coding sequences lie in one Peribacillus frigoritolerans genomic window:
- a CDS encoding amino acid ABC transporter permease, with the protein MSEGLDYRFLVETFFVALSGVPTALFITIVALIIALPLGFLLALSRINQIPVLNRLAQIYVSFVRGTPVIIQIFIIYSSVPLMLTSIFEKYAVEMNVYDVNPIWYAFIVFSLNTTAILTEVFRSAISTVSKGQLEASYAVGLTTVQAFRRIIIPQTLVVALPNICTATVNLIKATSLGYALSLQEITLKAKVAANVGYNYVEAYIDIFLVYLILCSLVEYLFKRYEKRVSRFKAVSI; encoded by the coding sequence ATGTCAGAAGGTCTGGATTATAGGTTTTTAGTGGAAACCTTTTTTGTAGCGTTATCGGGGGTGCCGACCGCATTATTCATTACAATTGTTGCTTTGATTATTGCCTTGCCATTAGGGTTTTTACTTGCTTTATCAAGAATAAATCAAATCCCGGTATTGAATCGCTTAGCACAGATATACGTTTCATTTGTCAGAGGAACGCCCGTCATTATCCAAATTTTCATTATATATAGCAGTGTGCCATTAATGCTGACTTCTATATTTGAAAAGTATGCTGTCGAAATGAATGTATACGATGTAAATCCGATATGGTACGCATTCATTGTTTTCTCGTTGAATACGACAGCTATTCTCACAGAGGTGTTTCGTTCGGCAATTAGCACAGTGAGCAAGGGGCAACTTGAAGCTTCTTATGCTGTCGGATTAACAACTGTGCAAGCATTTAGAAGAATTATCATTCCACAGACATTGGTAGTGGCATTACCGAATATATGTACAGCAACAGTCAATCTGATTAAAGCGACATCATTAGGTTATGCTTTGTCATTGCAGGAAATCACTTTAAAAGCAAAGGTAGCTGCCAATGTTGGCTACAATTATGTTGAAGCATATATTGATATCTTTCTTGTTTACCTAATTTTATGTAGTTTGGTGGAATACTTGTTTAAAAGGTATGAAAAACGAGTAAGCAGGTTTAAAGCCGTGAGTATCTGA
- a CDS encoding amino acid ABC transporter ATP-binding protein, translating into MLEIKNIHKSFGENEILKGVDLNIDKGDVVVILGPSGSGKTTLLRCINFLEKADQGHAVFGDIDVSLKTASKKVIHGIRQKIAFVFQNYNLFANKTALENVTEGLVIGRKIAKAEAYEIGKKALDKVGLSEKYGAYPSELSGGQQQRVGIARAVALNPDIILFDEPTSALDPELVGEVLTVMKQIAKEGTTMLVVTHEMSFAKDVANRVIFMDAGVIVEEGSPKEIFVNPKEERTKRFLKRVLPEDYIFYI; encoded by the coding sequence ATGCTAGAGATTAAAAATATTCATAAATCATTCGGTGAGAATGAGATTTTAAAAGGTGTGGATTTAAATATAGACAAGGGGGATGTGGTGGTAATTCTGGGTCCAAGTGGTTCAGGTAAGACAACTTTACTCCGATGCATTAACTTTCTTGAAAAAGCAGATCAAGGACATGCCGTTTTTGGTGATATTGATGTAAGTCTTAAAACGGCATCGAAAAAAGTGATTCATGGAATAAGGCAGAAGATAGCCTTTGTTTTTCAAAATTATAATCTTTTCGCTAATAAAACGGCATTGGAAAATGTGACGGAAGGACTGGTTATTGGAAGGAAGATTGCGAAAGCAGAAGCATATGAAATTGGTAAAAAAGCATTGGATAAAGTAGGCTTGTCAGAAAAATATGGTGCTTACCCTAGTGAACTCTCAGGCGGGCAGCAGCAAAGGGTGGGCATTGCGAGAGCGGTTGCTTTAAACCCTGACATTATTTTATTTGACGAACCAACTTCGGCATTGGACCCGGAATTGGTCGGTGAAGTACTGACGGTGATGAAGCAAATTGCCAAAGAAGGAACTACGATGTTAGTTGTCACGCATGAAATGTCTTTTGCAAAGGATGTTGCAAACAGAGTGATTTTTATGGATGCAGGTGTCATAGTGGAAGAGGGATCGCCTAAAGAAATTTTTGTGAATCCAAAAGAAGAAAGAACGAAGAGGTTCTTAAAAAGAGTCTTGCCGGAGGATTATATTTTTTATATTTAG
- a CDS encoding SF0329 family protein has protein sequence MRNQQWSKVKKKLESFICDSLKNRVQFTVTNYRKAHDRLGRAFITVDKKEILNMCTITSDREMFRKENEIRNAKSIEYDVYNGNQNYEIGIQAHEMIKAEGIFAQYDFFNAVEEYFNLPIEISLKSDDMIIKILSLIDRRVGMRTLQGLKKSILNEKEIIQYFYNLRCEAEGIRTS, from the coding sequence TTGCGTAATCAACAATGGAGTAAAGTAAAGAAAAAGTTAGAGAGTTTTATCTGTGACTCTCTAAAAAATAGAGTTCAGTTTACTGTTACGAATTATCGAAAGGCTCACGACCGATTAGGACGAGCTTTTATTACTGTTGATAAAAAGGAAATCCTAAATATGTGTACGATAACGTCTGATAGAGAAATGTTCAGAAAAGAAAATGAAATAAGAAATGCCAAAAGTATTGAATACGATGTCTATAATGGAAATCAGAACTATGAGATAGGGATACAAGCACATGAAATGATTAAAGCAGAGGGGATTTTTGCACAGTATGACTTTTTTAATGCGGTTGAAGAATATTTTAATTTACCAATAGAAATTTCCTTAAAATCAGATGATATGATTATAAAGATTCTTTCTCTGATAGATAGAAGAGTTGGGATGCGTACGTTACAGGGGCTTAAAAAATCCATCCTAAATGAAAAGGAAATTATCCAGTATTTTTATAACTTGCGATGTGAAGCAGAGGGAATAAGAACTTCCTAA
- a CDS encoding LysR family transcriptional regulator has protein sequence MDLRQLRYFTTIVQEKNFSKAAKMLHISQPSLSNAIMKLENEVSFQLLERNTRGLELTEAGGLFYTRSVDLLRKFDNMQVELKEMKDVGSGTVSIGSIESFKFWFPKIIRNFKTNYPNIHIKVREILGEEKVFDSLNRYNVHFTITNQPINNDEILSTPLYNEKFMLLIHKDDELNEKESITFQDIAKKELIISTTGFQTRDDILRAFKEEHAIPNILYEIERLETACSLVEEGLGVTILPESYIKSAATRNTAIRAIDSNSLERTVYLAYLKDRYLSPAVCKLVEEIHSFFKWDVRNDA, from the coding sequence ATGGATCTTCGTCAACTTCGGTATTTCACTACCATCGTCCAGGAAAAGAATTTCTCAAAAGCGGCAAAAATGCTGCATATATCACAACCTTCCCTAAGTAATGCCATAATGAAATTAGAAAATGAAGTTAGTTTTCAGCTTTTGGAACGTAATACAAGGGGTCTTGAGCTTACGGAAGCAGGTGGGCTTTTTTATACGAGATCTGTTGATCTGTTAAGAAAATTCGATAATATGCAAGTGGAGCTTAAGGAAATGAAGGATGTTGGAAGCGGAACAGTATCTATAGGTTCCATAGAATCATTCAAATTTTGGTTCCCGAAGATAATCAGGAATTTTAAAACCAATTATCCTAATATTCATATAAAAGTAAGGGAAATATTAGGGGAAGAGAAAGTTTTCGATTCGTTAAATCGGTATAATGTTCATTTCACCATCACGAACCAGCCCATCAACAATGATGAAATTCTGTCCACTCCCCTTTATAATGAAAAATTCATGCTTTTGATTCATAAAGATGACGAGTTAAATGAAAAAGAGTCCATCACTTTCCAAGACATTGCAAAGAAAGAATTGATCATCAGTACAACTGGATTTCAAACAAGAGATGATATCTTAAGAGCATTTAAGGAAGAACATGCAATTCCAAATATCCTATACGAAATAGAAAGGCTTGAAACGGCTTGCAGTTTGGTGGAAGAAGGTCTTGGGGTTACAATTTTACCGGAAAGCTATATAAAATCCGCTGCAACACGCAATACTGCAATTCGTGCAATAGATTCGAATTCTTTGGAAAGGACTGTTTACCTGGCCTATTTGAAAGATCGATATCTGTCTCCTGCAGTATGTAAGTTAGTAGAGGAAATACATAGCTTTTTTAAGTGGGATGTTAGGAACGATGCCTAA
- the hutG gene encoding formimidoylglutamase, protein MYTNPTSKYWNGRIDSQSDMDSFRYHQRVRLAPISELAISSNASKTFGLIGFKCDEGVKRNKGRIGAAEGPDHIRQYLAKLPCHLPSQTELVDAGDVKCESTEMEAAQFELGSAVDRILETKAIPIILGGGHETLYGHYLGIRKSIGPKARLGIINIDAHFDMRPYEKESSSGTMFKQILDEDQSCGYLCVGIQKQGNTKALFETAERSNVDYILEEDLSLNEMDETKRRINEFVNKNDYIMLTLCTDVIDSAYAPGVSAPSPFGLNPKLVRAIIRHIVSNEKILSFDISEVNPSLDENNKTVTLAAHLINEVLLHFK, encoded by the coding sequence ATGTATACTAATCCGACTTCAAAATATTGGAATGGAAGAATTGATTCCCAATCTGACATGGACAGCTTCAGATACCACCAAAGAGTACGGTTGGCTCCGATATCGGAATTAGCCATCTCTTCCAATGCATCAAAGACCTTTGGGTTGATTGGCTTCAAATGTGATGAAGGCGTCAAAAGGAATAAAGGCAGGATTGGTGCTGCAGAGGGTCCTGATCATATTAGGCAGTACTTGGCGAAATTACCCTGTCATTTACCGTCCCAAACCGAGCTGGTGGATGCTGGCGATGTAAAATGTGAAAGTACGGAAATGGAGGCCGCCCAGTTCGAATTGGGATCGGCTGTTGACCGGATATTGGAGACTAAAGCGATTCCTATCATACTTGGGGGAGGGCACGAAACCCTGTATGGCCATTATCTTGGGATTAGGAAATCCATTGGACCAAAAGCTAGATTGGGGATCATTAATATTGACGCGCACTTTGATATGAGGCCTTATGAAAAAGAAAGTTCATCAGGAACGATGTTTAAGCAGATTTTGGACGAAGATCAAAGTTGTGGATATTTATGTGTCGGAATTCAGAAGCAGGGGAATACGAAGGCACTGTTTGAAACCGCTGAGAGAAGTAATGTCGACTACATTTTGGAAGAAGATTTGTCATTGAACGAAATGGATGAAACAAAGCGGCGGATAAATGAATTCGTTAATAAAAATGACTACATTATGCTTACATTATGTACGGACGTTATTGATTCAGCCTACGCACCTGGGGTAAGTGCACCATCGCCGTTTGGACTGAATCCAAAATTGGTCCGTGCGATTATTAGGCATATCGTATCGAATGAAAAGATCCTCTCCTTTGACATTTCGGAAGTGAATCCTTCGTTGGACGAAAATAATAAAACCGTAACATTGGCAGCACATTTAATAAATGAAGTTTTGCTGCATTTTAAATAA
- a CDS encoding SOS response-associated peptidase: protein MCGRFTLFTDIEEIKDRFDIQGSFDEEYQFSYNIAPSQSVLSVINDGARNRLGYLRWGLIPFWAKDEKVGYKMINARAETIAEKASFRNAYKKKRCLIIADSFYEWKKTTERKIPMRIKLKNHAPFGMAGIWESWKSPEGISIYSCSVITTVPNELMTSIHDRMPVILKPEDEKDWLNPTNNDPAYLQQYLKSFDSEQMEAFEVSTEVNSTKNNSSNLIQQIC from the coding sequence ATGTGTGGACGTTTTACCCTTTTCACTGACATTGAAGAAATAAAAGATCGGTTTGATATTCAAGGATCGTTTGATGAGGAATACCAATTCAGCTACAATATTGCTCCCTCCCAATCCGTGCTCTCCGTCATTAATGACGGGGCAAGGAATCGACTTGGATATCTTCGGTGGGGGCTCATTCCTTTCTGGGCAAAAGACGAAAAAGTGGGCTACAAAATGATCAATGCCAGAGCGGAAACCATTGCTGAGAAAGCAAGCTTCAGGAATGCGTATAAGAAGAAGAGATGCTTGATAATCGCTGACTCTTTTTATGAATGGAAGAAGACAACGGAAAGAAAAATACCGATGCGAATAAAACTGAAGAATCATGCTCCATTTGGAATGGCGGGTATCTGGGAATCCTGGAAATCTCCTGAAGGCATCAGCATCTATTCGTGCTCCGTTATAACAACCGTTCCTAATGAGCTAATGACCAGCATTCATGATCGTATGCCTGTCATCCTTAAACCGGAAGATGAAAAAGATTGGTTGAATCCAACCAATAATGATCCTGCATATCTGCAGCAGTATTTAAAGTCATTTGATTCGGAACAGATGGAAGCCTTTGAGGTATCGACTGAAGTGAACTCGACCAAAAATAATTCATCTAACCTAATACAACAAATTTGCTGA
- a CDS encoding Na+/H+ antiporter NhaC family protein, with protein MSANNKGNPWALIPFVVFLILFIGSGIITKDFYSFPVIVAISIASAAALAMNRKETFNEKVDIFCKGAGDANIMLMVIIFLLAGAFAEVANGMGAVESTVNLALAVFPQNLLMVGIFIIACFISLSMGTSMGTIVALAPIGVGISEQTDISLALSMAAVIGGAMFGDNLSFISDTTIAAVRTQGTKMKDKFKVNFFIVLPAAIITCVILGILTMGEQADISQQSYDWVKILPYLCVLITALAGVNVFLVLSIGIVFAGIIGLADGSYQPLGVIQKVGEGMAGMYEISFLAILIAGMVAVIKHNGGIDYLLHLVTRNSKSKKGAEFSIAGLVGLTNLSTANNTISIIIAGPLAKNIAEKYGIDPRKSASLLDIFACCIQGLIPYGAQLLVAAGVAKISPISILQYSYYPILIGLCGVIAILIGFPRFQPGNDETKKHTS; from the coding sequence ATGAGTGCAAACAATAAAGGGAATCCATGGGCATTGATCCCGTTTGTCGTATTTTTAATTTTATTTATAGGGTCCGGAATCATCACTAAAGATTTTTATTCATTTCCGGTGATTGTAGCGATTTCCATTGCATCGGCAGCTGCATTGGCGATGAATCGGAAAGAGACATTCAATGAAAAGGTTGATATCTTCTGTAAAGGTGCCGGGGACGCCAATATTATGTTAATGGTTATCATTTTCCTTTTGGCCGGGGCTTTTGCCGAAGTTGCCAATGGCATGGGGGCAGTTGAATCAACAGTGAATCTTGCCTTAGCTGTTTTTCCGCAAAATCTATTAATGGTAGGGATTTTCATCATCGCTTGTTTTATTTCTTTATCAATGGGGACAAGCATGGGAACGATTGTTGCACTGGCACCTATCGGGGTTGGGATTAGTGAGCAAACAGATATTTCGCTTGCCCTATCAATGGCGGCCGTTATTGGTGGTGCAATGTTTGGGGATAACCTTTCCTTCATTTCAGATACGACAATCGCTGCAGTTCGAACTCAAGGAACGAAAATGAAGGATAAGTTTAAAGTGAATTTTTTCATCGTTTTACCTGCTGCCATCATCACATGTGTCATCCTAGGAATTTTAACGATGGGCGAACAAGCCGACATCTCCCAACAGTCTTATGATTGGGTGAAGATTCTTCCATATCTTTGCGTATTGATCACTGCATTGGCAGGAGTCAATGTGTTCTTGGTCCTTTCCATCGGAATCGTATTTGCCGGAATTATCGGCTTGGCTGATGGAAGTTATCAACCGTTGGGTGTCATTCAAAAAGTTGGAGAAGGAATGGCGGGAATGTATGAAATCTCCTTCCTTGCCATTTTAATTGCAGGTATGGTAGCTGTAATCAAACATAATGGTGGCATCGATTATCTACTCCACCTAGTGACCCGAAATAGCAAATCAAAAAAAGGGGCGGAATTCAGCATTGCCGGGCTTGTTGGTTTGACAAACCTTTCAACGGCAAATAACACGATTTCGATTATCATTGCCGGGCCACTTGCCAAAAATATCGCTGAAAAGTATGGGATTGATCCGCGTAAATCAGCGAGCTTGCTTGACATATTTGCATGTTGTATCCAAGGGTTGATACCATATGGAGCACAACTGCTGGTTGCAGCAGGGGTAGCAAAGATTTCACCAATAAGCATCTTGCAGTATTCATATTACCCAATACTAATTGGACTTTGTGGCGTCATTGCCATCCTGATTGGTTTTCCACGGTTTCAGCCGGGAAATGATGAAACGAAAAAACATACTTCTTAA
- a CDS encoding transposase, with protein sequence MKIIVYQKLSSEIGSPSIDLVILVKLTFIQYTFGIRSMRETIERVFPDAKEKHGMRWTTLRGLKKLSMQAMLTFAAINLKKMATWTW encoded by the coding sequence ATGAAAATAATTGTTTACCAAAAGCTTAGTTCAGAGATAGGAAGCCCAAGTATTGATCTAGTTATTTTAGTTAAACTGACATTCATTCAATATACCTTCGGTATTCGTTCCATGCGTGAAACGATTGAGCGTGTATTCCCAGATGCAAAAGAAAAGCATGGTATGCGTTGGACTACTTTAAGGGGACTTAAAAAATTGTCGATGCAAGCTATGCTTACTTTCGCTGCCATTAATTTAAAGAAGATGGCTACGTGGACATGGTAA
- a CDS encoding chromate transporter, whose translation MMELWELFSTFFIIGFVSFGGGYAMIPVIESEVSQHGWMTTQQFTDIIAISGMSPGPVTANSAILVGYSTAGYAGAISSAFGILLPAIIFVTVIATFFSKLNHYPVIQSMFYGLRPIVTSLILFAAISFALSNHMIALNFSWHTISLLLVFGLSLFALMKLRWHPAYVIILSGLVGIVLYS comes from the coding sequence ATGATGGAATTGTGGGAGTTGTTTAGCACCTTCTTTATTATCGGCTTTGTATCGTTTGGAGGCGGATACGCCATGATTCCCGTAATAGAATCGGAAGTCTCACAGCATGGATGGATGACGACGCAGCAATTTACTGATATCATCGCCATTTCCGGGATGTCCCCAGGACCTGTCACTGCCAATAGTGCCATTCTCGTTGGCTATTCGACTGCTGGATACGCAGGAGCCATATCATCTGCTTTCGGAATCTTGCTTCCTGCTATTATATTCGTAACCGTTATAGCCACCTTCTTCAGCAAATTGAATCATTATCCAGTTATTCAATCCATGTTCTATGGACTAAGACCCATTGTCACTAGTTTAATCCTCTTTGCAGCGATCAGCTTTGCACTTTCCAATCATATGATAGCGCTGAACTTTTCATGGCATACGATAAGCTTATTACTCGTTTTTGGATTATCGTTATTTGCCTTAATGAAATTACGTTGGCACCCAGCCTATGTAATTATTCTTTCTGGTTTAGTTGGAATCGTCCTCTATTCATGA
- a CDS encoding chromate transporter: MSMKGQWKIIFQLFWTFFKIAPVTFGGGFAMIPLIEKEVVEKRKWMKSEEVTDVFALSQSVPGAVAINSATFIGHRIAGMKGAMAAMIGVSLPTFLIVLLLGILYFFIHDNPKIESAFVSIRASIVAIIAYAAIKIGKTAIVDKTTFCILIVGIPVLFFLHPVMVILAGAVAGIVTISIKRKLGYDVKMDRNKGNEEDVFEPFMGAGI; this comes from the coding sequence ATGTCAATGAAAGGACAATGGAAAATTATATTCCAATTATTTTGGACCTTTTTTAAAATAGCACCTGTCACATTCGGAGGCGGGTTTGCGATGATCCCTTTAATCGAAAAAGAAGTGGTCGAAAAGAGAAAATGGATGAAAAGCGAAGAAGTTACGGATGTTTTTGCATTATCTCAGTCCGTACCGGGAGCTGTCGCCATCAACTCCGCCACCTTTATCGGCCATCGGATTGCCGGAATGAAGGGGGCAATGGCAGCCATGATCGGTGTTTCATTACCTACCTTTTTAATTGTTCTGCTCCTAGGCATTTTGTATTTTTTCATTCATGATAACCCGAAGATAGAATCCGCATTCGTATCGATCAGAGCTTCCATAGTAGCCATCATCGCCTATGCGGCTATCAAGATTGGAAAAACGGCTATTGTAGACAAAACAACTTTCTGTATTTTAATAGTAGGAATTCCAGTCCTTTTCTTTCTGCACCCTGTGATGGTTATATTAGCAGGAGCTGTAGCTGGTATTGTGACCATCTCCATTAAGAGAAAATTAGGTTACGATGTTAAGATGGACAGAAATAAAGGAAATGAAGAAGATGTTTTCGAACCTTTCATGGGTGCTGGCATATAA
- a CDS encoding LysR family transcriptional regulator, whose product MKLENLKMFCLVVDEGSISQAARLSFLSQPAVTRQIHQLENYYNTLLFDREEGRLRVTEAGKLLYPFAKAIVNDFNHSKEVIQQSTGKYNANLIVGASLTIGEYLLPSLLGRFKKQQPEIKVTLTIKNTPRVLEDLSNDVIDLALVEGLVENTDFIVDKFAEDELILVCPSDHPWKDRKEIQLEELGNERMIWRESISGTRLIVENMLREHGVLEKIESYMEIGSTQAIKSAVEAGLGISILPRLTVARELEQGFLQEVDIYRIDMARNLWLVRKNKRFNKIGVSKFVDFLR is encoded by the coding sequence TTGAAATTGGAAAATCTGAAAATGTTTTGTTTAGTGGTGGATGAAGGAAGTATAAGCCAGGCAGCGAGGTTAAGTTTCCTATCACAGCCCGCTGTAACACGGCAGATCCATCAACTGGAAAATTATTATAACACTTTGTTATTCGACCGTGAGGAAGGAAGGCTGAGAGTTACAGAAGCAGGAAAGCTGTTATACCCCTTTGCAAAAGCCATAGTAAATGACTTCAACCATTCAAAAGAAGTGATTCAGCAATCGACGGGGAAGTACAATGCAAATCTCATAGTAGGGGCTTCCTTGACTATCGGTGAGTATTTGTTGCCGAGCTTGCTTGGGAGATTCAAAAAACAACAGCCAGAAATAAAAGTGACATTGACGATAAAAAATACCCCCCGGGTTCTGGAGGATCTTTCAAACGATGTCATTGATTTGGCCTTGGTGGAAGGACTTGTGGAAAACACCGATTTCATTGTAGACAAGTTCGCCGAAGACGAATTGATATTGGTATGTCCATCCGACCACCCATGGAAAGACAGAAAAGAAATTCAGCTAGAGGAATTGGGAAATGAAAGGATGATTTGGCGTGAATCCATTTCCGGAACACGGCTTATCGTAGAAAACATGTTAAGGGAGCATGGGGTTTTAGAAAAAATAGAAAGCTACATGGAGATTGGCAGTACACAAGCGATAAAAAGTGCGGTTGAAGCTGGACTTGGAATCAGCATTTTGCCAAGGTTGACAGTGGCTAGAGAATTGGAGCAAGGCTTTTTGCAGGAAGTGGATATATACAGAATAGATATGGCAAGAAATTTATGGCTAGTCAGGAAAAACAAGCGTTTTAATAAAATAGGGGTGTCTAAATTTGTTGATTTTCTTCGATAA
- a CDS encoding DUF2975 domain-containing protein, protein MNVKRGSTTFLKVIIFLAGIAVLALCIWLPEIAVRDARVHPDTAYFLIPFLVCAYGLCIAFSVALYQAYKLLTYIEKNNAFSELSLKSLKIIKKCTFTVIFLILLGIVSLRVLAKVTGSDDAAGPTSLCLMGILATSIIAAIVDALQKPLKNAQI, encoded by the coding sequence ATGAATGTTAAACGAGGTTCAACGACTTTCTTAAAGGTAATTATTTTTCTGGCTGGAATTGCAGTGCTTGCTTTGTGTATCTGGTTGCCTGAGATAGCCGTTAGAGATGCAAGGGTACATCCAGATACGGCTTACTTCCTAATCCCCTTTTTAGTATGTGCATACGGATTATGTATTGCGTTTTCTGTTGCGTTGTATCAAGCATATAAACTATTAACCTACATCGAAAAGAACAATGCTTTCTCTGAATTATCCCTTAAATCTTTGAAGATTATAAAGAAATGTACTTTTACAGTCATTTTCCTCATTTTGTTAGGAATAGTAAGCTTAAGGGTGCTTGCTAAAGTTACAGGTAGTGATGATGCAGCGGGTCCTACATCATTATGTCTAATGGGTATTTTAGCAACAAGTATCATCGCAGCCATTGTGGACGCACTTCAAAAGCCATTAAAAAATGCCCAGATATAA